Proteins encoded together in one Argiope bruennichi chromosome 1, qqArgBrue1.1, whole genome shotgun sequence window:
- the LOC129977782 gene encoding uncharacterized protein LOC129977782, translated as MPENRNSLQEDLFPSSLTLAEEHEENETFRRKLTFGLGIAEIFCGVMLGVFGLLSMNMEAAMSSLAGGVWAGGVAVATGLSAICLTKCSKKAIHAVLFLCLSVASVLTGGLATVFVATGLAHDAQWPAGYYVDSDGRRVLFAGDIATRAPLLAVAAVTLTSAIADCALAVACCIVAAQEACQCYVCSDDDDPVDHDSKVRHDRLVTWLGQQALIDFVMASGKIPENLNPSVMNNNPSINTSVSNK; from the coding sequence atgcCTGAAAACAGAAATTCTCTACAGGAAGACTTGTTCCCATCCTCCCTGACACTTGCAGAAGAACATGAAGAGAATGAAACTTTCAGAAGAAAACTTACTTTCGGTCTGGGCATCGCAGAAATATTCTGCGGTGTCATGTTGGGCGTGTTTGGACTACTTTCCATGAACATGGAAGCTGCCATGTCATCATTAGCTGGAGGTGTGTGGGCTGGTGGTGTTGCAGTGGCAACAGGCTTGTCAGCAATATGTTTAACAAAGTGCTCTAAGAAAGCAATACATGCTGTACTGTTTCTATGCCTGTCAGTGGCCAGTGTCCTGACAGGAGGCTTGGCAACTGTCTTTGTAGCAACAGGACTGGCACATGATGCCCAGTGGCCAGCTGGGTATTATGTAGATAGTGATGGAAGAAGAGTTTTGTTTGCAGGAGACATTGCCACAAGAGCGCCATTGCTAGCTGTTGCAGCAGTTACATTAACGTCGGCCATTGCCGATTGCGCACTGGCAGTGGCATGCTGCATAGTAGCAGCCCAAGAAGCATGCCAGTGCTATGTCTGTTCTGATGATGATGATCCAGTTGATCATGATTCTAAAGTTCGACACGACCGACTGGTCACATGGTTAGGCCAACAAGCTCTGATCGATTTTGTTATGGCCAGTGGGAAAATTCCAGAAAATCTTAATCCTAGTGTAATGAATAACAATCCGAGTATAAATACTAGTGTAAGTAATAAATGA